A segment of the Symmachiella macrocystis genome:
GATCCGCTTCTCCAAACGAGATCGTGTGAATGGTGATATTGTTTTGTGCGGCGTAATTCGCAGACACAAGTGGATCGCCTCCGCTGGTTGGATGACCGTCGGACATAAGAATCAAAGTCTTGACGGCAAACGGCCGGGAATTATTGGGGTCCAGCAAGACAGATTTCCCCGAGTCAATTCCAGCAGCGATGTCGGTCGCCCCGTTAAAGATTCTGGCCGTAATGTCATCCATGGCCGAGTCGATCAAGGCGTGGTTTTCGGTTAGTCCTTGATCAATGTCGACTCGATGGTTTTGGACCCCAAAATTGGTGTAGTCGCTGGCATAGGACACCAATCCCACCCACTCGACCTGCGGCGTCAAACCCAGCGCCTCGGTAAAGGCCTTGGTGGCGACCGACAAGGCGACCCAGCGACTGTCGGGTTCCGGAGGAATTTCAAAGCGATACATATTGGAGCCGGTCCAAGCCGTTTCCCCTTCGACATCCCACTTCATGGAACCGGAACGGTCGACAACGATACAGATGTCACGGTCCAGTCGAACGACCGTGGAAGCGCGTGTGACTTCAAAGTCATCCTGGTCGAAGATCTTCGCGAAATACAGGCCAATGCTTCCTGAGGGAGAGATTCTCGTCCTCCGCCCAATCACGCGAATACTGTTAATCGGCGTACCTTGAGGTGTGAACGCCCAGCTGCCATTTTCTTGAAAATCAGAGTTGCCGGGAATAATGTCGGCATCGTCCAGCAACAAAGGTTGCAGTGCGACAAGATTAACAGCTGCCAAGTCCCGTGCCGCTTGTCGTGCCGCATCCATATCTTGGCTGCGGGTGAGCGCTTCGCCAGCTGCACGAGCGGCTGCGTCTGTGGACACCTGCAGTTCGGTCCGGCACAACTGCATATAGGCCACATCCACAGAAAATGCGACGGCAGCGACAAAAATGACTAGCATGGCACCTACCAATACAGCCATGGCACCGCGGCGATTTGACGACTCACTTTTTGATGCGACGATTCGTCGTAATTTGTACATGATTTCTCCCCAGTTTTAGCAAAATGTAATTTCAACAGGCGTCTATTCTCGCACCATGATTGACTGGACGGTGATCAATTGGTCGTTAAAAAACTGTAGGGGAACGAGTGAATTGGCATTGCATGGAATGGAAACAGTCACAGTAATCTGATCGCCTCGCTCAGCACTGCTGACATCGGCAGGTGAAACGGAAATGACCGCACCGGAAACGTTTCTAATCTCAAGCATGGCCTCCACCTTAGCCACGACATCATCAGTCTCGGAATCGTACTTAGCCGCCGTGCGTGCGCCTTCGTAACTGCCGACGGTCAATGCTTCCTTTAAAAAGATCATGCTTGCGGCTTCGATGGAGCCCATGAACATTAAGGCGATCACCGGAAGGCATATCGCAAATTCCACTGCGGCGGTTCCGCGACGAAGCTTTGCATAATCCCGCGCATCGAACGGCATGCTTGTTGGTATTCGTTTAAACATGACCATCAGCCTCTCGAAAAAACGCCATGAAGAATGAGCCTATTTCAGAACAATGCGAAGGGGGCGGCGACCAAGAATTTGCCGAGACCTGTCCCCGAATTGATCGGAAATCGGCAAGGACGTATGGGCAACAGCACACCCATATTCATCAGAAGCATTCTGCCCGCAGCACGCCGATCTTGAGGCGGCTACCTTGTCGAGCACCCACGTGCGGCGGCTCAAAGACAATTCGCGGCTCAACATGATCCTCTCCCTGTAACAAGACGGTTACAAAATCCGCATGACAGATTGCCGATGCTGGGATTTCCGGGCCGCACAAGTCAGGATAACATCAAACCGGTATAAATCCGGCTTGAAGGACCGATTGACAAAATGTTAAAGATTTCATCGCCGGCGAGAGGATTCGGCGCGATTCCAAATAGGAATCGCCATATCAAACCTACGTCATGAGAACAAAAGGTCAAATCGTTTTATCGTTTTTTTGAAATGACGAAAGCAATCGTCAAAAGAAATGCGGATCGCGGTCTGAGAGTGTGGCTTCAAACCGGCCAAGCAAGGCTCCGACCGAGTTGCGATGAACTCTCTCGCTTGCCTCGGCCATGGAAACCTCTGCTCCTCCCTGAGCACCTTATTGCGGCTCAGTAGGAGCTACGCCTTCCCGTGACGCGGAACGGGAGTTGCAAAACGTCTTTGGAAGACGCGGCGATTGCCTAGCCCCAGTTTCAAAACCCGTTTGGGCTTGCTCTGAAACTTGAAGATCGGTCTCAGCGCAAGGAATCAGAGGGTTTTAAAGCGACTTGTCAAACAAGAACGTAGCGCGAGAACAAGTCAGGTCATTACGTTCGACCCTGTAGCGTCATTCCTTCCGCATCGAACTGATGCCGGAGATCCATTTGGCGTCGTCATGATTCTCGCGTAGGCCAACGAACGGGTCGTCCTCACCGCCCCCGCCTTCGCCAAGAATTGGCAGGTAGGTCACATCGACAAACCGTACAGCAACACGAATCGTGATCAAATCCTTCGCCTCAGCGTCATAGATCGTTTCGCCGCTGGCCGTGTCGATCTCAATGGTCACATCTTCCGGATCAAGACCGATCGCCTCGGTCACAAAGGTCTCGACGTCGGTCCGGACCTCTTCTTCGGTGAAGTAGCCGCTGATTGCCATTCGCGTCCCTTCGCGAGCGGCATTAACGACCAATTGACCGACCATCAGATACCGTCCAAATTCGATGATGCCCAGGACAAGCAACATGAACAGCGGTGCCACCAACGCCATTTCCACGGCGGCGACTCCCCGTCGTTCGGAAAAGCCCTTTCGAGCAAAAATCGATTTCATCATGTTACTCCTGAGCAAGCTTTTCCAAGGGGTGTGAAAGTCAGTTGAGGTGTTTCAATAGATGAAACAGGGAGAATTCAGTCTATGTCGTCGTGTCTAAAACAAATCATCCAACCGATGCCCTGCCTGAGCGTACCAACCGAAGTCGCGTCCCGTTCAGGCGAG
Coding sequences within it:
- a CDS encoding TadE/TadG family type IV pilus assembly protein, with translation MPFDARDYAKLRRGTAAVEFAICLPVIALMFMGSIEAASMIFLKEALTVGSYEGARTAAKYDSETDDVVAKVEAMLEIRNVSGAVISVSPADVSSAERGDQITVTVSIPCNANSLVPLQFFNDQLITVQSIMVRE
- a CDS encoding TadE family protein, coding for MMKSIFARKGFSERRGVAAVEMALVAPLFMLLVLGIIEFGRYLMVGQLVVNAAREGTRMAISGYFTEEEVRTDVETFVTEAIGLDPEDVTIEIDTASGETIYDAEAKDLITIRVAVRFVDVTYLPILGEGGGGEDDPFVGLRENHDDAKWISGISSMRKE
- a CDS encoding vWA domain-containing protein; this encodes MYKLRRIVASKSESSNRRGAMAVLVGAMLVIFVAAVAFSVDVAYMQLCRTELQVSTDAAARAAGEALTRSQDMDAARQAARDLAAVNLVALQPLLLDDADIIPGNSDFQENGSWAFTPQGTPINSIRVIGRRTRISPSGSIGLYFAKIFDQDDFEVTRASTVVRLDRDICIVVDRSGSMKWDVEGETAWTGSNMYRFEIPPEPDSRWVALSVATKAFTEALGLTPQVEWVGLVSYASDYTNFGVQNHRVDIDQGLTENHALIDSAMDDITARIFNGATDIAAGIDSGKSVLLDPNNSRPFAVKTLILMSDGHPTSGGDPLVSANYAAQNNITIHTISFGEADLNLMQQIATAGGGQHFHALDAESLKAIFKKIALTIPVTFTE